A region of the Bacteroidales bacterium genome:
TATCGTTAATAATCTGATTCAACCAAAATTTCGTTTTTGTGTACTGCTCATCACCGAAATACATACAAGCAAACTTGTAGTAAAAAATCAGCGTGTAATGCTTATCTAATCTATCCGAAAACTGTTTTAAATTATCAGCAATTTCGGGGATAGTTTTAGAGCCCTCGGTAAGTTCTCCCAAAAGGAAATATCGGTTGATTTTATGAGTTGATCTGTATTTAAAAAGAAGCAGTTCAATATTGGGGGTAATAATAAAATCGGAAAGTTTTTCTATTGTATCAAACTTATCAACAGTAACCAAAAACTCATCGTACTTTGAAAGTTTCGATTGAGCCATTAACAGATTATTAATTGCTCTAATATACATCTCTATTTTAGGAACAATGTACTGCGAATTAATGTCGAAGTGGTTTACCAATTTTTGAGCGTACTCATAGCCCCGCTGAAAATCTTGGATAAAGAAGAAGTAACCAGTAAAGGAGTTATATAAGTGCATTTTTTCGCTAAACGATAAGAGTTCCTCCTTAAAAACGGGTAATGTGCTGTACAGAAAATTGTTTGCAATTTCAAACTCTTTCTGATTTCGGATAAAACCAATTTTAATATAAAATGAATAAAGTTTTAAAGTGAGGTTTGAAAAATCGGTTATATTCGATAGTTTTTCTTTAATCGTTTCAGTTTCACCAATCAGAGCAGTAACACGTTCATCAATATTAGTTTTCAGAAAACGGGTAACCAACTTTTTTTCTAAATCAAGAATTTCAAACAGAAGGTAATTTTTATCATACTTTATGGCAAGGGCTTTAGCCTTCTCAAGCATCTTTAAACTTTGATCGTACAAGCATCGGTTGTAAAGAAGTTGAGTATAATCAACCATCTCCCTAATTGTAAGGTAGATACTGTTCTCGGGATTCGAAATTCTAAGACTTTGAAGTATTTGTTTATAAAGGTGAGCTTTAAGATTCGATAGCTGTACAGGTTTTATAAGCGGTTCCCTCTCTAAGATTTTCTCTTCATCATACTCCTTATGTTTATCAATTAGATCAAATAGCTTAATAAACTTTAAATCATCAGGATTTCCATTACGAGAAGCAAAAATTTTAAAAGATCTCTTTTCCGCCTTAGTTAGCGATTTAATCAAGTAAAATAGAGGGTCGATATTTCCGTTGGACATTGTAATATATTAAAAAAAATAATTATTACATTTATTTGTATGTCAGTGTTTTGGCAAATAAAACAGTGTTGTAAACATAATTTTACAAAACGTAAAAACCAAAATTTATGATTTTGCAAGTAGATTGTATAAAAATACATTCGCTTCGCAAAAGGATGATTGACAAATATAAATTTTTTATGAATAACAACACTTTTTATCCTTAACAACGCATTTTGAATTAGAAGTTTCATTCATTTTTCAATATCAGTAAAAAGATTTAACTACAAAATATAGCTAAATGAAAATTCCACTCCGAAGCGAGACGTTTATTAAAAGTAGGAAAATGGTTGGTGCTCGCAGTTTGTGGCGTGCAAATGGAATGAAAGAAGAGCAATTTGGCAAACCGATTATAGCTATTGCCAATTCGTTTACCCAGTTTGTACCTGGTCATACTCACCTTCATTCAGTTGGTCAACAAGTAAAAAAGATTATTGAAGAACAAGGATGCTTTGCTGCTGAATTTAACACCATTGCCATTGACGATGGAATTGCCATGGGACACGATGGGATGTTATACTCATTGCCCTCGCGCGATTTGATTGCCGATAGCGTTGAATATATGGTTTGTGCTCATAAGGCGGATGCCTTAGTTTGTATTAGTAACTGCGATAAGATAACTCCTGGTATGCTTATGGCTGCTATGAGGTTAAATATTCCTACAATTTTTGTTTCCGGCGGACCTATGGAGGCAGGCGTTTTAGGGGATAGAAAGTTCGATTTAGTAGATGCAATGGTTATGGGTGCCGATACAAATGTTAGCAAATCCCAACTTGCCAAAGTTGAGCAATCTGCATGCCCTACCTGTGGTTCATGTTCCGGTATGTTCACCGCTAACAGTATGAACTGCCTAACCGAGGCACTGGGGTTATCGTTACCCGGAAATGGCACCATTGTGGCAACCCACTCAAATAGGCTAAAACTCTTCGAAAAAGCAGCGAATAGAATTATTGAAATGGCTTATGAATATTATAATAATGGAAATGAGCGAGTATTGCCTCGTCAGATTGCCTCCATGAAAGCCTTTTTCAATGCTATGACGCTGGATATTGCAATGGGTGGATCAACCAATACTGTTTTACACTTACTTGCAATTGCACATGAAGCTGGGGTTGATTTCTCTATAAAGGATATTGATAATTTATCTAGGAAAACACCTTGTCTTTGTAAAGTTTCCCCCAGCTCACATTACCATATCGAAGATGTAAATAGAGCAGGTGGAATAATTTCCATTTTAGGAGAATTGGATAGAGCAGAATTAATTGATACTTCTGTATATAGAGTAGACGGATTAACACTTAATCAAGCAATAGAAGATTATGATATTGTGAGTTTAAAAGTTAATCCAGAGGCAATTGAAATATACAGTAGTTCTCCCTCCAATAGGTTTAATTTAGTTATGGGATCGCAAAATAATCACTATGCAGAACTTGATGTTAATCGAAAATCGGGTTGCATTCGAAATGCTGAAAATGCTTATCAGAAAGATGGCGGATTGGCTGTTCTGTATGGAAATATTGCCACCAATGGTTGTATTGTAAAAACGGCAGGAGTTGATTCATCGCTTTTCCATTTCGAAGGAATTGCAAGGGTATTTGAATCGCAGGATGATGCTGTAAATGGTATCTTAAGAGGAGCAATAAATCCTGGAGATGTTGTGGTTATTCGTTACGAGGGACCAAAAGGCGGTCCAGGTATGCAGGAAATGCTTTATCCAACATCTTACTTAAAAAGTTTAAGACTCGATAAAACTTGTGCCCTAATAACCGATGGGCGTTTTTCGGGTGGAACTTCGGGTCTTTCCATTGGACATATATCGCCAGAAGCCGCTGCTGGGGGCGAAATTGCTCTGATTAAAGATAATGATAAAATTGTAATTGATATTACCAATAGGTCAATTGATCTTTTAGTAAGCGAAAATGAACTGAAATTTCGAAAAGATATTGAAATCAAACGGGGTAAAGCAGCTTATTCCCCTCAATCTAGGGTAAGAACAATTCCAAATTCTCTTAAAATTTATGCAAAGCATGTTTCATCAGCTGATAAGGGTGCTATAAGAGAACTTGATTAGTGAATGGTTGAAGAATGATAAAAAGTAAATTATCTCAATAACTATGACTGCTAAAGAAAAAGAAACTAAAAGATCGAAACAACAAAACGTTGAAATATCGGGAAGCGAAGCAGTAATCCGATCGCTTATTGAGGAAGGAACTGAAATTATTTTTGGTTATCCAGGTGGACAGATTATGCCTGTTTATGATGCATTGTACGATTACCGAAATGCCCTTCGCCATATATTAACTAGGCACGAACAGGGTGCTGTTCATGCTGCACAAGGATATGCCCGCGCAACGGGAAAAACTGGAGTTTGTTTAGTTACATCTGGGCCAGGGGCTACAAATTTAATAACTGGTATAGCCGATGCAATGATTGATTCAACACCCTTGGTTTGTATTACTGGTCAGGTTGCCTCTCCCCTTTTGGGTTCAGATGCTTTCCAAGAATCTGATATTGTTGGCATTTCAATGCCCATTACCAAGTGGAATTACCAAATTACCTCACCCGATGAAATTCCATCTACAATTGCCAAAGCTTTTTATATTGCTGCAACTGGACGACCAGGGCCTGTGCTTATTGATATTACTAAAAATGCTCAAACTGGTAAGTTTAAATACAAATACGCCAAATGCCATAAAATAAGAAGTTATATACCAGAATTTCCCGTTAATAAAGAAAAACTAAATCAAGCGGCAGATCTAATAAATAGCGCCAAAAAACCATACCTGATTTATGGTCAGGGAGTTCATCTATCGGGAGCCGAAAAGGAACTGAAACAATTTATTGAAAAAACTGGAATACCTGCGGCGGGTACTCTACTTGGGCTCTCGGCGCTAAAAACAAATCATCCATTGAATATGGGGATGCTAGGCATGCATGGAAATTATGGACCCAATATCAAAACCAATGAATGCGATGTGCTAATTGCCGTTGGTATGCGATTTGACGATCGTGTTACTGGGAATCTTAAAACATACGCAAAACAGGCTAAAGTAATTCATATAGAAATTGATCCTGCTGAAATTAACAAGAATGTAAAATCGGATATTGCACTGCTTGGGGATGCAAAAAGGATTCTAAAACTATTACATCTGTTAGCTGAAAAAAAGAAACATCTATCATGGGTTAATGAATTTAAAGATGCCCATGAAATTGAAATGAAGAAAGTGATAAGTTCCGATCTTAACCCTGAAACATTGGGGATTGGAATGGCCGAGGTTGTAAATAAGGTTTCAGAGCTAACTAATAGTTCGGCCGTTATTGTAAGTGATGTAGGTCAAAATCAAATGGCTGCAGCCCGGTATTCAAAATTTACCACTTCACGTAGTCATATCACATCGGGAGGTTTAGGGACTATGGGGTTTGGGTTACCCGCTGCGATGGGTGCTAAATTAGGCATTCCAGATCGTGAAGTGGTACTTTTTGTTGGAGATGGAGGGTTACAAATGACAATTCAAGAGTTCGGAACCATTGCACAAGAAAAAGTGCCAGTTAAAATTGTTGTACTAAATAACCGTTTTTTAGGAATGGTAAGGCAATGGCAAGAACTCTTCTTTGAGAAAAGATACTCATTTACCGAAATCCTCAGCCCCGATTTTGTTAAAGTTGCTGCGGCATACGGAATACCCGGGCAATTGATAACCAAACGCAAAGATCTTAATAAGGCCTTACAAACAATGCTTGAATCAAAAGGACCTTACCTAATAGAGGTGATGGTTGAAAAAGAAGATAATATCTTCCCAATGATTCCAGCAGGTGCATCGGTTTCAGATATTTTACTATGCATAAATGATATTAAATCAAGTAATTAATTTAAAGAAAATGAAGCAAGAGTATATTATATCAGCATATAGTGAAAATCATATCGGTTTACTAAACCGAATAACTATTGTATTTACCCGCAGAAAAGTAAATATCGAAAGCATAACCGCTTCGGAATCTGCAATCAAAGGCATATTTAAACTTACAATTGTTGTAAACGATGAAAAGGAAAAAGTTGTCAACATCACTAAGCAGATTGAAAAACAGGTTGATATACTTAAAGCATTTTACTACACTAATGAGGAGATGATATTTCAAGAAATCGCCTTGTATAAGGTTCCAACAAAAGCTTTAATGGAAACCGATCAATTGGAAAAAATGATTCGACAACATAATGCTCGAATTCTGGAAATTACCCCCGAATATACGGTTATTGAAAAAACAGGACACAAGAATGAAACTCAAGAATTATTTAATGGCTTAACCGAATACGGTGTTTTACAGTTCATTCGTTCAGGCAGGGTTGCTATAACTCGATCACCTATTGAAAAACTGTCAGAATTCCTAATTCAGAGGGATGCTCTTTTAGCCAAGTCCTAGGCTAAAAACTGTTTAAAGGTTATACTCAAATCATTCATTTACACTAATTAATAACACAATGGCAAAAATTAAATTTGGATCTACAGTAGAGAATGTTGTAACTCGTGACGAGTTTCCTTTGTCAAAGGCATTGGAAACACTAAAAAAAGAAACAATTGCAATCATAGGATATGGTGTTCAAGGTCCGGGGCAGTCATTAAATCTACGCGATAATGGTTTTAATGTAATCATTGGGCAACGAAATAACTCCAAATCATGGGATAAAGCTGTTAATGATGGTTGGGTTCCAGGGGAAACACTTTTTGATATTGAAGAGGCTTGTAAGCGTGGAACAATCATACAATTTTTGCTATCCGATGCAGGTCAGATTGAACTTTGGCCTACCATTAAAAAAAATCTTACTGCCGGTAAAGCCCTTTACTTTTCTCATGGTTTTGGTATAACCTTTAAGGAACGAACAGGGATTATTCCACCACCTGACGTTGATGTAATACTTGTTGCACCAAAAGGGTCGGGAACCAGCTTACGAAGGATGTTCTTGCAAGGACGTGGGTTAAATTCCAGCTATGCTATTTTTCAGAATGCAACAGGGAAAGCGTGGGATAGAGTGGTTTCATTGGGAATTGGTGTTGGTTCAGGGTATCTTTTCGAGACTGATTTCAAGCGGGAGGTTTACTCTGATCTTACGGGCGAACGAGGCACACTTATGGGGGCTATCCAGGGTATTTTTGCAGCACAATACGATGTTTTGCGTAGCAAAGGGCATTCGCCTTCCGAGGCATTTAACGAAACCGTTGAAGAATTAACGCAAAGTTTAATGCCACTTGTTGCCGAGAACGGAATGGATTGGATGTATGCTAACTGTTCAACCACCGCGCAACGCGGGGCACTCGATTGGTGGAAAAAATTCCGCGATGCTACAAAGCCTGTTTTTGAAGAACTGTACAATGAGGTAGAATGCGGAAATGAGGCTCAACGTTCAATTGACTCGAACAGCAAGTCCGATTATCGTGGAAAACTTGACGAGGAGCTAAAAGAGCTTCGAGAATCAGAAATGTGGGTGACTGGAGAGGCCGTACGTAAGCTAAGACCCGAGAACAATTAACGTGAGTTTGACTTAAGAAACGTGATAATTCAGTTTGGTGATAGAAGTTTGGTGATAGAAGTTAAAACCGAGTTTACGAACCGAACGTAGTGAGCTCAGCGGAACTAGTTCGGCGAAATCAGCAATGGAACAAGAGTGAAATTTAACTTTACGAAGTTAATAATTGATTTTATAGTAACTTTTTTTCAGGATTGGCTTCGTTTGGCTTACGAACTCGGTTGACTTCTTATAATTTCGTATTGTCTATTTACATTTTCCTGCATCAATTAAATTTTAGATATATTGATTAACATGCAATAAAACGACTCTTAATTATAGAACTAACATTACTTACAGTCTCAGAAGAATAGAGTAAAAACTATTTTGCCTCTATATTATTATTCAACTAGTAATCTTAACCATACTTGGCAACTAGCGTTATTTACTTGATGTCGTAAAAAATTGATTACCTACTCGCTTTTTCTTTTTTTAAAATCCCTTACAATCAACAATGATATTACCGTTAGCCATCCAATGGGGTAAGGAAGCATAAGTGTGCTCCACCACCACGATAATGTTGAATTGCCTCCAAATCCTCCGAATGATGAAAAATAGAACATAAAAAACACACCAATTACAATCATTACTGTTGTTAGCAAAAATATTTTCCAGTGTCGATCATGGGTTATGTATGTTGATAATGCAATAAGTGAACTGCCTGCTGCAATAATAATTGATCCCTCTAATGGATCTAGAACGCCAATTATCAGAGCAATAACGCCCATTATGTAAATTATGCGAGTCCAATTTATTTCCTCTTTCATTTTTTTGGATTTAGAATTGGTTTACAATTTAATAATTGTCAGTTTAACAATATCGTATAGGCAGTTAATTCGAAAATAACAATTTCAATTCATTGCAACTACTCACAATAAAATCAGGTTTCTGTATTGAAATTTCCTCAAGCGAACCATACCCATACGTTACAGCTATAGACCTCATAGAGTTATTTTTAGCACCAATTATATCATGCTTTCTATCACCAACCATTATGGAATTTGTTGGTTGTAAATTACAAGTAGAAACTACATGCGCAATTACTTCTGATTTATCGGTTCGGGTATTGTCGAGATTACTGCCAACAATTCCTGTGAAATATTTGTGAAGATTAAAGTGTCGAAGGATTTTATCGGCATATATAGTTGGCTTTGATGTTGCCAAAAACAATTGATATTTATGAGAGACAAGAAACTCCAATAGTTCCACTACCCCAGGGTATATTTGGTTTTCGTAGAGTCCATTATCGGAAAAATACTCCCGATAAAAAGTCACCGCTTTATCCGCAAGATTATCGGAGAGATTATATCTTACTAAAAATGAACCTCGAAGCGGTGGTCCAATAAATGTATCCAGCTCGTTGATATTATTTTCTTGAATACCGAGTTTATCAAGCGCATACAGTATTGAATTAACAATTCCCTCCTTCGGATCGGTTAGCGTACCATCAAGGTCAAATAGGATGTTTTGGATTTTGGGGTGCATTTTAGTTGTTTAAAAAGGTTTCTAGTTGGTTGCGCTTGGGAGTTTACCTTCGGTGAACTCGCAAAACTTGTCCCGATGCTTTTTATCGGGAGGACGCTCGGTTGAAACTGCTTTCTTATCCCACGTTAGTAATGCTAGCAAAAAGCGTTGAACCCAAATGCGTCATCATCCCAAATACAACCGAGCGTTTTGTGCGAGTTCGGTGTAGCCAAGCTATTGGCAACCGCAAGTTTTATGTTATTTTTATTAGTTGATGGCTCTGTAATTCAACAGTTAAATTCACATGTGCTTTGAGCGCATCAAATACTCTCAAAATAGTCGAAAATCTTACATCCTTAGAATTATTCTCAATTTTCGATATCTGAGCCTTTTGAACTCCAAGAATACGTCCTAGCTGCTCTTGAGTCAGGTTTTGCTCAATTCTAGCTTTCTTAATTATCTCGCCAATCACATCAGCACGTAATTCAAAATCAAATCTCTCTCTATTGGCAGTACCAACTTTACCAATATACTTGTCTGTTAATTCTTCTAGTGTATGTTTTTTCATAATCCCTCCTATTTAGCGCTATAATAAATTTTCATTATACTCCTTGCCTTTTCAATCTCTTGTTTGGGTACTTTCCAATCTTTCTTTACAAACCCATGCGTACAAACTAC
Encoded here:
- the ilvD gene encoding dihydroxy-acid dehydratase — its product is MKIPLRSETFIKSRKMVGARSLWRANGMKEEQFGKPIIAIANSFTQFVPGHTHLHSVGQQVKKIIEEQGCFAAEFNTIAIDDGIAMGHDGMLYSLPSRDLIADSVEYMVCAHKADALVCISNCDKITPGMLMAAMRLNIPTIFVSGGPMEAGVLGDRKFDLVDAMVMGADTNVSKSQLAKVEQSACPTCGSCSGMFTANSMNCLTEALGLSLPGNGTIVATHSNRLKLFEKAANRIIEMAYEYYNNGNERVLPRQIASMKAFFNAMTLDIAMGGSTNTVLHLLAIAHEAGVDFSIKDIDNLSRKTPCLCKVSPSSHYHIEDVNRAGGIISILGELDRAELIDTSVYRVDGLTLNQAIEDYDIVSLKVNPEAIEIYSSSPSNRFNLVMGSQNNHYAELDVNRKSGCIRNAENAYQKDGGLAVLYGNIATNGCIVKTAGVDSSLFHFEGIARVFESQDDAVNGILRGAINPGDVVVIRYEGPKGGPGMQEMLYPTSYLKSLRLDKTCALITDGRFSGGTSGLSIGHISPEAAAGGEIALIKDNDKIVIDITNRSIDLLVSENELKFRKDIEIKRGKAAYSPQSRVRTIPNSLKIYAKHVSSADKGAIRELD
- the ilvB gene encoding biosynthetic-type acetolactate synthase large subunit, producing MTAKEKETKRSKQQNVEISGSEAVIRSLIEEGTEIIFGYPGGQIMPVYDALYDYRNALRHILTRHEQGAVHAAQGYARATGKTGVCLVTSGPGATNLITGIADAMIDSTPLVCITGQVASPLLGSDAFQESDIVGISMPITKWNYQITSPDEIPSTIAKAFYIAATGRPGPVLIDITKNAQTGKFKYKYAKCHKIRSYIPEFPVNKEKLNQAADLINSAKKPYLIYGQGVHLSGAEKELKQFIEKTGIPAAGTLLGLSALKTNHPLNMGMLGMHGNYGPNIKTNECDVLIAVGMRFDDRVTGNLKTYAKQAKVIHIEIDPAEINKNVKSDIALLGDAKRILKLLHLLAEKKKHLSWVNEFKDAHEIEMKKVISSDLNPETLGIGMAEVVNKVSELTNSSAVIVSDVGQNQMAAARYSKFTTSRSHITSGGLGTMGFGLPAAMGAKLGIPDREVVLFVGDGGLQMTIQEFGTIAQEKVPVKIVVLNNRFLGMVRQWQELFFEKRYSFTEILSPDFVKVAAAYGIPGQLITKRKDLNKALQTMLESKGPYLIEVMVEKEDNIFPMIPAGASVSDILLCINDIKSSN
- the ilvN gene encoding acetolactate synthase small subunit translates to MKQEYIISAYSENHIGLLNRITIVFTRRKVNIESITASESAIKGIFKLTIVVNDEKEKVVNITKQIEKQVDILKAFYYTNEEMIFQEIALYKVPTKALMETDQLEKMIRQHNARILEITPEYTVIEKTGHKNETQELFNGLTEYGVLQFIRSGRVAITRSPIEKLSEFLIQRDALLAKS
- the ilvC gene encoding ketol-acid reductoisomerase; the protein is MAKIKFGSTVENVVTRDEFPLSKALETLKKETIAIIGYGVQGPGQSLNLRDNGFNVIIGQRNNSKSWDKAVNDGWVPGETLFDIEEACKRGTIIQFLLSDAGQIELWPTIKKNLTAGKALYFSHGFGITFKERTGIIPPPDVDVILVAPKGSGTSLRRMFLQGRGLNSSYAIFQNATGKAWDRVVSLGIGVGSGYLFETDFKREVYSDLTGERGTLMGAIQGIFAAQYDVLRSKGHSPSEAFNETVEELTQSLMPLVAENGMDWMYANCSTTAQRGALDWWKKFRDATKPVFEELYNEVECGNEAQRSIDSNSKSDYRGKLDEELKELRESEMWVTGEAVRKLRPENN
- a CDS encoding HAD family hydrolase gives rise to the protein MHPKIQNILFDLDGTLTDPKEGIVNSILYALDKLGIQENNINELDTFIGPPLRGSFLVRYNLSDNLADKAVTFYREYFSDNGLYENQIYPGVVELLEFLVSHKYQLFLATSKPTIYADKILRHFNLHKYFTGIVGSNLDNTRTDKSEVIAHVVSTCNLQPTNSIMVGDRKHDIIGAKNNSMRSIAVTYGYGSLEEISIQKPDFIVSSCNELKLLFSN
- a CDS encoding helix-turn-helix transcriptional regulator, translating into MKKHTLEELTDKYIGKVGTANRERFDFELRADVIGEIIKKARIEQNLTQEQLGRILGVQKAQISKIENNSKDVRFSTILRVFDALKAHVNLTVELQSHQLIKIT